In Rhodothermales bacterium, the following are encoded in one genomic region:
- a CDS encoding phospholipase yields the protein MPAATHLTVRRTARYFKIGKADASDVWLVLHGYGQLADEFLEAFEPISSDRMIIAPEGLSRFYARDGSRVGASWMTREDREAEIADYTEYLNAVVADAGYKSSDVTVVGFSQGGHTACRWVAAQSAVAGLILWGSGLPTDLNVDGFTEALAGAGVRLVAGREDRFVAEADLKSGLELLHRQELDAMMVRFDGGHEIHAEVLRRISTGAAS from the coding sequence ATGCCGGCTGCGACTCATCTCACCGTACGGCGCACAGCGCGTTATTTCAAGATCGGGAAGGCGGATGCCTCCGACGTCTGGCTTGTGCTTCACGGTTATGGGCAGTTGGCCGACGAGTTCCTGGAGGCCTTCGAGCCCATTTCATCGGACCGAATGATCATCGCGCCCGAAGGACTATCGAGATTCTACGCTCGTGATGGTTCACGCGTGGGTGCTTCGTGGATGACGCGCGAGGACAGGGAGGCAGAGATTGCGGATTACACGGAGTATTTGAATGCCGTAGTTGCGGACGCCGGGTACAAATCGTCCGATGTGACTGTGGTCGGTTTCTCCCAGGGCGGCCACACCGCGTGCCGGTGGGTGGCTGCGCAATCGGCGGTCGCCGGTCTGATTTTGTGGGGATCGGGCCTCCCGACGGACCTGAACGTAGACGGATTTACTGAGGCTCTGGCTGGTGCCGGCGTACGTCTCGTTGCCGGTCGCGAAGACCGATTCGTCGCTGAGGCCGATCTCAAGAGCGGACTGGAGTTACTGCACCGGCAAGAACTCGACGCGATGATGGTTCGCTTCGATGGCGGACATGAGATACACGCGGAGGTT
- a CDS encoding ABC transporter substrate-binding protein, producing RFPIDILDAARTQAFDIMNQQASSEAGYRRVYESFTAFRDQAYPWFGSAETAFAGYSFPDTP from the coding sequence ACGATTCCCGATTGATATCCTCGATGCTGCCCGCACGCAGGCGTTCGATATCATGAATCAGCAAGCTTCGTCGGAGGCCGGATATCGCCGCGTGTACGAATCGTTCACCGCCTTTCGCGACCAGGCGTATCCCTGGTTTGGCAGTGCTGAGACTGCGTTTGCCGGGTACTCCTTCCCTGACACCCCCTAG